A single region of the Nocardioides ochotonae genome encodes:
- a CDS encoding MFS transporter, producing the protein MQLTDAIRRNPMSPYQWVIVGLCILLTMVDGYEILVTAFTLPAMTEYFDLGKGQQGLVASFGTLGMGIGAIFLSPLADRIGRRKHILFSLALIVVGMVLAGLATSFESFLAFRFFGGLFLGGIVPSVSVLVAEYSNQKRRGAVMGLYGIGLPLGAAIGGFLSVALIDAFTWRGPYFFSAIITAVLLVVTWLVLPESVDFLVEKRPAGALKAYNKIAAKIGAQQATELPAPRGTGAQRGGFVAGALRGIMLRRTILLWIAYSLMIAAFYFANSLTAKLVTEASGNADFGITAQALVAAGGVIGALLFSLAARRIHPRVVTAIIGFLGFGIFFAFAAFFDDKTMVLVLAVLVGLAVNGGVAAYYAISPSIYPIAIRAAAVGLMMGLGRAVAFFAPNLATFLQGQGLTPSGLYRVYAVILVLSGVAVYLLHATYRGAHSRDAMDEEDDTANAAYDLAETERSARVVDAVR; encoded by the coding sequence GTGCAACTCACCGACGCTATTCGGCGCAACCCGATGAGCCCGTACCAGTGGGTCATCGTCGGGCTGTGCATCCTGCTGACGATGGTCGACGGCTACGAGATCCTGGTGACGGCCTTCACGCTGCCGGCCATGACCGAGTACTTCGACCTCGGCAAGGGGCAGCAGGGCCTGGTCGCCTCGTTCGGCACCCTGGGCATGGGCATCGGCGCGATCTTCCTGAGCCCGCTCGCGGACCGGATCGGGCGCCGCAAGCACATCCTGTTCTCGCTCGCGCTGATCGTGGTGGGCATGGTCCTCGCCGGCCTGGCCACGTCGTTCGAGTCGTTCCTCGCCTTCCGCTTCTTCGGCGGGCTCTTCCTGGGCGGCATCGTCCCGAGCGTCAGCGTCCTGGTCGCCGAGTACTCCAACCAGAAGCGCCGCGGCGCGGTCATGGGGCTCTACGGCATCGGCCTGCCGCTGGGCGCGGCGATCGGCGGCTTCCTCTCGGTCGCGCTCATCGACGCCTTCACCTGGCGCGGGCCCTACTTCTTCTCCGCGATCATCACCGCCGTGCTCCTCGTCGTCACCTGGCTGGTGCTGCCCGAGTCGGTTGACTTCCTGGTCGAGAAGCGGCCCGCCGGCGCGCTGAAGGCCTACAACAAGATCGCCGCCAAGATCGGGGCCCAGCAGGCGACCGAGCTGCCCGCGCCGCGCGGCACCGGCGCCCAGCGGGGCGGCTTCGTGGCGGGTGCCCTGCGCGGGATCATGCTGCGCCGCACGATCCTGCTGTGGATCGCCTACTCGCTGATGATCGCGGCGTTCTACTTCGCCAACAGCCTGACCGCCAAGCTGGTCACCGAGGCCAGCGGCAACGCCGACTTCGGCATCACCGCCCAGGCGCTCGTCGCCGCCGGCGGCGTCATCGGCGCCCTGCTCTTCTCCCTGGCCGCGCGCCGCATCCACCCGCGCGTCGTGACCGCCATCATCGGGTTCCTGGGCTTCGGCATCTTCTTCGCCTTCGCCGCCTTCTTCGACGACAAGACGATGGTGCTGGTGCTGGCCGTCCTGGTCGGCCTGGCCGTCAACGGCGGCGTCGCGGCGTACTACGCCATCAGCCCCTCGATCTACCCGATCGCGATCCGGGCCGCGGCCGTGGGACTGATGATGGGCCTGGGGCGCGCGGTGGCGTTCTTCGCCCCCAACCTCGCGACCTTCCTGCAGGGCCAGGGACTCACCCCGTCGGGGCTCTACCGCGTGTACGCCGTCATCCTCGTGCTGTCCGGCGTGGCGGTGTACCTGCTGCACGCCACCTACCGCGGCGCGCACAGCCGAGACGCCATGGACGAGGAGGACGACACCGCCAACGCGGCGTACGACCTCGCGGAGACCGAGCGTTCGGCCCGCGTCGTGGACGCCGTTCGCTGA